A stretch of DNA from Campylobacter gracilis:
AATATGCCATGAGAATACTCATAGCTTAGATTATTCTCTTTTATGAGTAGATCTAAAACTTCGCGTAAAGAAAGGTCTTTGATGCTTACGCCTTGTAGTGGCTTACTCATCTCCTCTTGAGCGATAGCATCTTTTGCTACCACTGAGAAACGGCACATATCGGATAGCTGAGTTAGCATCTCGTTTAGCGTAACGGTATCGTTAATCTTAATATTTAGCGCCTTTCTATCGCAGTTACCTGCAGTTGCGGGAGCGGCATATAGACTAGTAGCCGTAACAGACAAAGCAAGCATAGCAGCTATGCTAAGCTTTTTACTTATATGTAATAATAACATTTTGACTTCCTTGTTTTAGTGTTAGTTCGACTTTATTTTCATCGTCGTTGGTAATAATAACGCTATTACCCGTTATTTGCACGATCTTATATGAGCCTACATACTCGCCCAAACCATACCACTTATCGTTTAGCTTAACCTTATCACCCATAATATCTACTAGCTGATAACCTAGATCCACCTGCTGATTAGCTTCTCTAGGCGCATTAGCTTCTTTAGGATAAAACGGATCTTGCAAAGAAGCTATCTGCTCATCGCTAAGACCTACTCTAGGTTTGCTAAGATTATCAAATATAGCATCGTATCCAGCCTTATAGGCACCATTGCTAGGCGCTACCGTCTGATTATTATCTACGGCAAACAGAGTAGCAGAAAGCAACAAAGAGCATAAAATTAACTTTTTCATTAGTAATTTACTCCCCAGATAGATATACCGATGCTTCCACCGATTTTGCCATTTTTAGTGGCATTGATATCCATCTTATTTACATCTACGATCATCTCCGATTGTTCTATAAGGTTGATATACCTAAGGACGTTCGAAAATGCTCCTTCAAATTTCACATCTATATCCAGCAAAGCTTCAGGCTGAAAAATTTGTTTGATGCTAGGCTCTCTTCTATCGCTGTGAATAGCATAAATTTTAATATTGTTATTCTCTGCGATCGTTGAGAGGCTATCCATAAATTTAGCCCAGTTCTTTTCATTATAGGTAAGCTTTGAAATTTCATTTAGCTTGTCGTCTAGATACCCACGCTCTTCAATGATATTGTTAAGGTTGGTCTTAGCACCATTGAGGATATTGCGCTTATTATTAACAAAAGCCTCAGGATCACCACCAAAAAACTCGTTATACTCTCTTTGTGCACCCTCAAGCTTAGTCGTGGCAGTACTTAGATTTGTTTCGCTCTCTTCTAAATACGGATCCGCATAGTTACTCAAAATAAAGTAAGCTACCAAACCTACAAACAACAAAGCTATGTAAAAATAGTTATTTGCACTATTTCCCTTGGAGGCAAACCATTGATCAAGTTGATCTAATGAACTTTTCTTTTTCATTATTTAACCTCCACACTGATATTACTATCGTAAAAGACGGTTTTATTACCCTCTTGTAGTGCGATTGTTTTGGTATCCACGCCATACCCCTCTTTTTTACTGATATCCTCTAAAAGCTCGGTCATTTGCTTATCGTTTTTGGTGCGCACCTGAACAGTTAGAGTCCTATTCTCATCACCGATCCTAACCATATTGCCCTTATTTTTAACGACCATATTGGTTAGCTCGAAAATAGAAACGCCTTTCATGGCGTAATTGTTTTTCTTATCTGAGATAGCGTTAATTAGTTCGCGCCTATCGTTAAGCTCCTTACCACTCTTAGCAGCCTGAGCATTTACCTCTTTAGTCTCTTTATCCAAACGCGCACTTTCGGCTCTAGCAGGAACCATCTGATCTTCTAATCCCTGATATTCGCTAGTTTTATCATTAGCTACCATATTATTATAATAGCCGTAGCCAAAATTATACGCAGGATACACAGCGCCAAGTAAGCAGCCTAGCAGCATATAGCCTATCAGCTTGCCGGTTGATCTTTGGGTCAAAGGTGGAGGTCTCATAAACGGCGAGTAGTTGTGATCGTCGTCTTTAGTAACTAAATAATCTTGACCTACCAAGAACATCAAAATATCTAGCTGAGTGAGCGGATAATCTTTTGCGTTGATTGCAACGTTAAAATTAAAATCCTTGTATCTTAGCTTTAGATTATTTTCTACAAAAACCTCGATCGCAGGAATTTTACCGATATCCGTTCCGATATAAACGTTTTGAATATTGACGTTGTAAATTTTACTAATACCGTTCAACACGTCGTTGATATAGTAAAACATATCGTCAAAAATTTGGATCATATAATCGCGTTCGGTCGGATTTTCTAAATTTACTCCCTGCTTGGAGAGCAGTCTATAAAAGCTCTCTTCATCGACCCTGCTACCGACTAGCTCGACATATTTTTCATGCAAAAATTTTAGGTTGTATCTTACTTGGCGGGATTGAAAATATTCGCCGTTTTGATACACTACCAAAAACGCATCGTCGCGTTGCAAGTAGATGAAGCAGTCGATTCCGTCGCGAGTTAGAACGCCTCTATTATACAAGCCCTCGTATAAAAACGGAGCCATAGCCACATAGTCGATGTAGTTCGTCCTAGCGGCGATCGCATCGAATTCTGAAGTGAGTTTGGCATTATCTACGACAAAGACGTTGAAAATTCTATCATCGCCGCCAGCGCCTATTACCTCACTATAGGTGATTTTGTAATCCAAAGCGGTGTCAAGCCCCAGCTCCTCATACACCTTAACGACGATCGCATCTAAAAGATCCGCGTCCTCTACCGATCTGCTTATCTCAACCGTCGCAGTCATTATATCCTTATACGGAATATATGAGACGTAAGTTTCCTTCGCACGATTCGCTTTTGAGAAGTCGTGCTCGAAAACTTCATTCTCACTTAGACCGAATATGGTTTGCGTGACTTTGTTAATCGCAACAATCGAACTAGCATTTTTACTATTCTTTGCCATAACACTCCACTTCCAAATGAAATTTTCTACGCTGCTAATACTAATAGAAATAAAATAAAATGTCAATAGATAAAATCGGTTTTCACCATAAATTCGTCATTTTTCCAGCTTTTTTTTACAAAAACTGTTAATTTTAAGTAAATTTTGACCTTAGAAAAATTTGAAATTAACTTTTTGGCTCGAATTCCGATCCGTTTGATCGCCTCGCCGTTTTTGCCGATCAACATCTCTTTGTGTGAATTGCTGTCCGTTATGATCCGCGCATACACCGAGGTTAGACCCGGTTTTTCGACTACTTTTTCCATCACGACGTCGCTGCAATACGGGATCTCGTCACTCATACTCTCAAAGATCGCCTCAAGTATGAAGTCGCGATAAATTTCGCGTTCGTTGGTCGCGCTTAAAATTTCGGGGTCGTAAAAATACTCGTGCTCGGGCAAAATTTTACAAATTTCGTCCAAAACCTGCTTTTTATAGACCTTTTTTTTGATGCTAACGGGGATTATCGCTTCGAATTTATCGGTAAATTTTTGATATTGCAGCAGCTTTTGCACGATCTTTTCGTCATTTACTTCGTCAATTTTAGTTAAAATCACGATGTGTTTGATGCCTGCGTTTAAATTTAAAAATTTTTCGTATTCCGCGGTATCATCGTGTACCGGCGCCAAAAACAGCACCAAATCGCAACCCTCAATAGCTCCGAGCGCTACTTCGACCATCAGCTTATTCATCAGCTTGGCGCTTTCGTGCAGCCCCGGCGTGTCCGTGAAAATCACCTGATCTGTGCCGTTCATCGCGATGCCGTTAATCTTACGGCGCGTGGCGTTGATTTTGTGCGAGACGAGCGAAATTTTCTCGCCGCAGAGATAGTTTAACAGCGAGCTCTTGCCCGCATTCGTCCGCCCGATGAGCGTTACAAATCCGCTTTTCATATTTTCCTTAAATTTATAAAATTTTATCCTGCTTGCGACTGGGGCATTAAACCATAGCAAGCAAATTTAAAATCTCGTTTTGCGCAGGCTGGCTCTTGCACGAGCGGCTAAATTTTGAAATTCTGCCATCACATAAGTGGGTAAAATTTAAAATTTCAAGCTGCACGGTAGCGCTAAATTCCGCTCCCCTAGGCGCAAAATTTTATCTATTTCAAATTCTGCGCGCCGTAAATTTTGCGGCTTCATAAATTAACAGCGAAATTTTAAATTTCATCCCACGACTACATTATATATAACCCGCACCGCGCAGAATTCAATCATCCTAGAAATTTTACAGACTTAAAATTTTAAAGCATCGCCAAATTTAAAAGGACGAAATTCTGCGCATTTTAAAATTCCGCTACATTTTGCGCCCGAAATCCCAGCGCTTTGCAAATTCTAAGAGCGCATAATTTTCGCTATCCGCAAAATTCCGCGACTCTGCAGAATTCTAAGAGTAGCTACCGCGCCGCCTTATAAAATGTATTTCGCCAGATCCTCGTCGCTTGCGATGCCTGCGAGCTTTTCGCTTACGAGCTTTTCATCCACGACGATCTTTTGCCCTTTAAACTTATCCGCTTCGAAGCTGATATCCTCAAGCACCTTTTCCATTATCGTATGCAGCCTTCTAGCGCCGATGTCTTCGACTTTTTCGTTCGTGCTTGCCGCAAATTTCGCGATCGCCTTGACTCCGTCCTCGCTAAACTCCAGCTCCACACCCTCGGTCTTTAAAAGCGCCGAGTACTGCTTAAGAAGCGAATTTTTCGGCTTGGTTAAAATTTCACACAGCGCCGCCTCGTCTAAGCTGTCAAGCTCGACGCGAAGCGGAAAACGTCCCTGAAGCTCGGGTATGAGATCGCTCGGCTTGCTGATATGAAAGGCGCCCGCGGCGATAAAAAGGATGTGATCGGTATCGATATTGCCGAATTTCGTGCTTACGCTGCTGCCCTCCACGATCGGAAGCAGATCGCGCTGCACGCCCTCTTTGCTCGGATCCTGCCTGCCGCTATTGCCACTTGAAACCGCCACCTTATCGATCTCATCGATAAAGATGATGCCCTCGTTTTGCGCGCGCCTAACGGCTTCGGCTTTGATGCTCTCCATATCGAGGACCTTCTCGCTAGCCTCGCTTTTGAGGGCAACCTTGGCGTCTTTGACCTTCATCTCTTTTTTGCTTTTGCGCGTCGAAATTCCGATTACTTTGATGAAGCTTTCCTGCATATTCGCCATCTCGGGCGGCAAATTTGGATTTGACTCAAGCGCGTTTTCGCTTACTTCGATCTCGATGCTAAGATCGTCCAGATCGCCGCGCTCGAGCTTAGCTGCCATCTTTTCGTAGCTTTTTTCGTAATCTGCGATCTTCTCCTCGCTCGCTCCGCGCGGAAGCGGCGGAAGGACTTTTTCTAAAATTTTACGCTTGATGTAATCATCGATCTTGTCTTTGTTCTTTTCAAATTCCTCGCCGCGCACTAAATTTACCGACGCAGCGGCCAGATCGCGCACCATGCTCTCCACGTCGCGCCCCACAAAGCCTACTTCAGTATATTTGCTCGCCTCGACCTTAATAAAAGGAAGTCCAAACATCTTCGAAAGTCTGCGCGCGATCTCGGTCTTGCCCACGCCGGTAGAGCCGATCATCAGGATGTTTTTGGGCATCACCTCGTTTTTCATCTCATCTTCGAGCGCCATTCTGCGGTAGCGATTTCGCAAAGCCACCGCTATCGTGCGTTTGGCGCTATTTTGTCCGATTATATATTCGTCTAGTTTCTCTACGATCTGCTTTGGCGTCATCATCTCTTTTCGTCCCAAATTGCGTATGTTTTGATGTTCTCATTCGTGTAAATGCAAATCTCGCCCGCGATTTTAAGGCTTTGCTTTACGAGCTCCTCTTCGTCTAAGCTTGCAAATTTATCCAAAGCTCGCGCCGCGCTAAGAGCATAATTTCCGCCGCTTCCGATCGCTGCGATCTTGCCGTCGTCCGGCTCTACCACATCACCCGTGCCGCTAAGCAGAAAGATATTTTTGCGATCCAGCACCAGCATCATCGCTTCGAGCTTTCGCAAATACTTATCCTTGCGCCACTGCTTGCTAAATTCTATCACAGCCCTTAAAAGATCGCCCTTTGCGCCATCTAAGCACTTTTCAAACATATCAAAAAGATTAAACGCATCGGCGGTGCTGCCCGCAAAGCCCGCCAAGACGTTACCCTCTTTGCCGATCTTTCGAATTTTAGTCGCATTACCCTTCAAGACGGTGTTTCCGAACGTAACCTGCCCGTCGCCACCGATGACAGAGCCCTTCGCGCCTTTGTAGGCTAAAATGGTAGTCGCTTCAAACACTAGCCACCTCTATCTCAAATTTAGCGCTTATGCCATGCTTTAGCTTGACATTTACGTCGTAAATCCCGGTCGTTTTGATAGCCTCGGTCTCTAAAATTTTCTTATCGATTTCGATCCCTTTTTGCTCTTTTAGCGCGGTTGCGATCTCATCTTTGGTCACCGAGCCAAAAAGCGCGCCACTCTCGCCCGTCTGCTTTACGATCTTTACGCGGATCTTAGCTAGCTCCTCGGCTAGTTTTTGCAAGCTTGCGACCTCGTATTTTTCTAGCTCGGCTTGCTTTTTCTTATCCGCTTCAAATTTACGCAAAACCTCAGTCGTAGCGGCTTTGGCGTAGCCTTTGCCAATTAGGAAGTTATTGCCGTAGCCGTCCTTGACCTCCTTTACCTCGCCCGCCTTTCCGAGCCCTTTAACGTCTTTGATTAGTAGTACTTTCATCCATTATCCTTTCAAATTTAGCTTTAAATTTATAAAATTTTATAAGCGGCGCGGGCGGATTTAAAATTTCGTGAAATTTTATGAAATTCGCCCGCAGCCGCTCGCTACTTTTCTGATAAATTTTAAAATTTCGTTTTGTGAAATCCGCCTGCACACCTTACCACTATAGGCAAAATTTCATCTAAAGCTTGCGTCCGTTCTTGCCTGCGATGATAAATCTTAGCGCGCTTAGCTTGATAAATCCGTCGCCGTCTTTTTGATTGAAAACCTTGTCCTCTTCAAACGTCACAAAATCGGTATTAAACAAGCTATCGCTCTTGCTTTCCCTGCCCAGCACAGTCACGTTGCCCTTATAAAGCTCTAGCTTAACCTTGCCGTTTACATGCTCTTGGGATTTGTTTATCAGCTCTTGAAGCAGCAAGCGCTCAGGGCTGAACCAAAAGCCGTTGTAGATAAGCTCGGCGTAGCGCGGCATTAGATCGTCTTTTAGATGCGCCGCGCCGCGATCTAGCGTGATGCTCTCGATCGCGCGGTGAGCCTTTAGCATGATCGTGCCACCCGGAGTTTCGTAGCAGCCGCGGCTCTTCATGCCGACGTAGCGGTTTTCAACAAGATCAAGCCTGCCGATGCCGTTTTTAGCGCCGAGCTCGTTAAGCGCTGCCAGCATTTCGTGCGGCTTAAGCGCCTTGCCGTTTAGTTTTACGGGATCACCATGCTTGTATTCAATCTCGATGATCTCGCTCTTATCTGGCGCATTTTTAGGGCTTACGGTCCATCGCCACATATCCTCTTCGGGCGCATGGGCGGGATCTTCCAGCACCAAGCCCTCGTAGGAGATATGAAGGATATTCGCATCCATCGAATACGGCGACTTGCCGGGCTTTGAAGCGATGTCGATGCCGTTTTTCTTAGCGTAGGCAAGTAGCTTCTCGCGAGAGTTCAGATCCCACAGCCTCCACGGCGCAATCACCTTAATATCGGGATTTAGCGCGTATGCGCCAAGCTCGAAGCGAACTTGGTCATTGCCCTTGCCGGTCGCGCCGTGGCTTATGGCGTCCGCACCGGTTTTTTTCGCAATCTCAACCAGCTTTTTAGCGATCAACGGGCGCGCAATCGATGTGCCTAAAAGATATTCGCCCTCATAGACGGCATTTGCGCGAAACATCGGAAATACGTAATCGCGCACAAATTCCTCGCGCAGATCCTCTACGAAGATATTTTCCTTTTTGATGCCTAGTTTCAAAGCTTTGTTTTTGATTGGCTCCAAATCCTCGTTCTGACCGATATCTGCGGTGAAAGTCACCACATCGCAGCCGTAAGTATCGCCGAGCCACTTTAAAATAATGCTAGTATCTAGTCCTCCGGAATACGCCAAAACGACCTTTTTTACATCTTTTTTTGCCATCTCAAATCCTTTACGTAAAATTTGGCGAAATTCTACCAAAAATAGTTTAATAGTTGCTTTTAAGGCAAATATCGCTAAACTCACACCTATGAGAATCGATAAATTTTTAAACGCAGTAAATATCACCAAGCGCCGCGCCATCAGCGAAGATATGTGCAAAAGCGGCGTCGTAGCCGTAAACGGCGCGGCAGTAAAGCCCGCCAAAGAGCTTAAAATCGGCGACGTTATCACTATAAGTTTTTTGGATAGAAAACAAAGCTTTAAAGTCCTAGCCTTTCCTAGCGCAAAAAATACGCCCAAAAGCGAGCAGGCAAAGTATGTCCAAGAGCTTTGAACTCATCTGCGGCGAGGATGAAATTTCACGCCTCGTGCAGGCTCTGCCAAAAAGCGGCATAATATTGCTAATCGGCGATCTTGCCAGCGGCAAAACGACTCTTGCGCGCGCGATCGTGCGGGCGCACGGGTTAGACGAGCACGTGAGCTCACCTACGTTTTCGATCATGCAAAATTATGGCCAAATTTATCATTACGACATCTATAACGGCGGCTGTGAGGGGATTTTAAAAAACGGACTATTTGAAAATTTATTTGAAGAGGGGCTTCATCTGATCGAATGGGCGGATGAAAATTTGATAAATTTACTTAAAAAATATGAGCTTGATTTTTGCGTAGTGAGGATCACGCCGCACGCGCAAGGGCGAAAATACGAGGTAAGCTATGCATAAACTGGAAGTCAGGGGTCTAAAAAAAACCATAAAAGGCACGCCGATCATTAAGGGCATCTCACTAGAGCTTTACAACGGCGAGATCGTAGGGCTGCTAGGGCCCAATGGAGCGGGCAAAACCACGACGTTTTATATGATCTGTGGGCTGATAAGCGCTAGCGGTGGTGATATCTTGCTTAATGAGAACAGCATCGCGAAGGTTCCGCTTCACAAACGCGCTAAGCTCGGCATCGGCTACCTACCACAAGAAAGCAGCATCTTTAAGGAGCTCAGCGTTGAAGAAAATTTAATGCTCGCTGCAGAGATTACCTATAAAAATAAAGCGGAAGCCTCACGCAAAGTCGATGAGATGCTAAATCTACTCAACATCGAGCCGATCAGATTGCGCAAGGGCGTGAGCC
This window harbors:
- the hslV gene encoding ATP-dependent protease subunit HslV, with the protein product MFEATTILAYKGAKGSVIGGDGQVTFGNTVLKGNATKIRKIGKEGNVLAGFAGSTADAFNLFDMFEKCLDGAKGDLLRAVIEFSKQWRKDKYLRKLEAMMLVLDRKNIFLLSGTGDVVEPDDGKIAAIGSGGNYALSAARALDKFASLDEEELVKQSLKIAGEICIYTNENIKTYAIWDEKR
- the rplI gene encoding 50S ribosomal protein L9, which translates into the protein MKVLLIKDVKGLGKAGEVKEVKDGYGNNFLIGKGYAKAATTEVLRKFEADKKKQAELEKYEVASLQKLAEELAKIRVKIVKQTGESGALFGSVTKDEIATALKEQKGIEIDKKILETEAIKTTGIYDVNVKLKHGISAKFEIEVASV
- a CDS encoding RNA-binding S4 domain-containing protein, which codes for MRIDKFLNAVNITKRRAISEDMCKSGVVAVNGAAVKPAKELKIGDVITISFLDRKQSFKVLAFPSAKNTPKSEQAKYVQEL
- the hslU gene encoding HslU--HslV peptidase ATPase subunit gives rise to the protein MMTPKQIVEKLDEYIIGQNSAKRTIAVALRNRYRRMALEDEMKNEVMPKNILMIGSTGVGKTEIARRLSKMFGLPFIKVEASKYTEVGFVGRDVESMVRDLAAASVNLVRGEEFEKNKDKIDDYIKRKILEKVLPPLPRGASEEKIADYEKSYEKMAAKLERGDLDDLSIEIEVSENALESNPNLPPEMANMQESFIKVIGISTRKSKKEMKVKDAKVALKSEASEKVLDMESIKAEAVRRAQNEGIIFIDEIDKVAVSSGNSGRQDPSKEGVQRDLLPIVEGSSVSTKFGNIDTDHILFIAAGAFHISKPSDLIPELQGRFPLRVELDSLDEAALCEILTKPKNSLLKQYSALLKTEGVELEFSEDGVKAIAKFAASTNEKVEDIGARRLHTIMEKVLEDISFEADKFKGQKIVVDEKLVSEKLAGIASDEDLAKYIL
- the tsaE gene encoding tRNA (adenosine(37)-N6)-threonylcarbamoyltransferase complex ATPase subunit type 1 TsaE, which produces MSKSFELICGEDEISRLVQALPKSGIILLIGDLASGKTTLARAIVRAHGLDEHVSSPTFSIMQNYGQIYHYDIYNGGCEGILKNGLFENLFEEGLHLIEWADENLINLLKKYELDFCVVRITPHAQGRKYEVSYA
- the lptB gene encoding LPS export ABC transporter ATP-binding protein yields the protein MHKLEVRGLKKTIKGTPIIKGISLELYNGEIVGLLGPNGAGKTTTFYMICGLISASGGDILLNENSIAKVPLHKRAKLGIGYLPQESSIFKELSVEENLMLAAEITYKNKAEASRKVDEMLNLLNIEPIRLRKGVSLSGGERRRCEIARSLMITPKFLLLDEPFAGVDPIAVNDIQSIVRDLSDLGIGVLITDHNVRETLAICDRAYVIKDGELFAGGTAKEIASDPNVRKFYLGEDFSI
- a CDS encoding argininosuccinate synthase translates to MAKKDVKKVVLAYSGGLDTSIILKWLGDTYGCDVVTFTADIGQNEDLEPIKNKALKLGIKKENIFVEDLREEFVRDYVFPMFRANAVYEGEYLLGTSIARPLIAKKLVEIAKKTGADAISHGATGKGNDQVRFELGAYALNPDIKVIAPWRLWDLNSREKLLAYAKKNGIDIASKPGKSPYSMDANILHISYEGLVLEDPAHAPEEDMWRWTVSPKNAPDKSEIIEIEYKHGDPVKLNGKALKPHEMLAALNELGAKNGIGRLDLVENRYVGMKSRGCYETPGGTIMLKAHRAIESITLDRGAAHLKDDLMPRYAELIYNGFWFSPERLLLQELINKSQEHVNGKVKLELYKGNVTVLGRESKSDSLFNTDFVTFEEDKVFNQKDGDGFIKLSALRFIIAGKNGRKL
- the era gene encoding GTPase Era; translation: MKSGFVTLIGRTNAGKSSLLNYLCGEKISLVSHKINATRRKINGIAMNGTDQVIFTDTPGLHESAKLMNKLMVEVALGAIEGCDLVLFLAPVHDDTAEYEKFLNLNAGIKHIVILTKIDEVNDEKIVQKLLQYQKFTDKFEAIIPVSIKKKVYKKQVLDEICKILPEHEYFYDPEILSATNEREIYRDFILEAIFESMSDEIPYCSDVVMEKVVEKPGLTSVYARIITDSNSHKEMLIGKNGEAIKRIGIRAKKLISNFSKVKIYLKLTVFVKKSWKNDEFMVKTDFIY